The Anomalospiza imberbis isolate Cuckoo-Finch-1a 21T00152 chromosome 39, ASM3175350v1, whole genome shotgun sequence genome includes a window with the following:
- the LOC137464232 gene encoding olfactory receptor 14A16-like yields the protein MSNSSSISHFLLLALADTRQLQLLHFCLFLGISLAALLGNGLIISAVACGHHLHTPMFFFLLNLALSDLGSICTTVPKAMHNSLWDTRTISYSGCAAQLFFFLFFISAELSLLTIMCYDRYVSICKPLHYGTLLGSRACVHMAAAAWASAFLNALLHTANTFSLPLCHGNALGQFFCEVPQILKLSCSKSHLRELGLITVSASFAFGCFLFMVFSYVQIFRVVLRIPSEQGRHKAFSTCLPHLAVVSLFVSTAVFAHLKPSSLSSPSLDLSVSLLYSVVPPALNPLIYSLRNQELKAPKPPLVQLKAVSSCPALQQIHTHPQLGVISKFGDGGLDPLTQIISEDVKKDWAQHRSLGDSTRDWTPAGCSTIPTALWAQPPASSSISQ from the exons atgtccaatagcagctccatcagccacttcctcctgctggcactggcagacacgcggcagctgcagctcctgcacttctgcctcttcctgggcatctccctggctgccctcctgggcaacggcctcatcatcagcgccgtagcctgcggccaccacctgcacacgcccatgttcttcttcctgctcaacctggccctcagcgacctgggctccatctgcaccactgtccccaaagccatgcacaattccctctgggacaccaggaccatctcctactcaggatgtgctgctcagctctttttctttctgttcttcatctcagcagagctttccctcctgaccatcatgtgctacgaccgctacgtgtccatctgcaaacccctgcactacgggaccctcctgggcagcagagcttgtgtccacatggcagcagctgcctgggccagtgcctttctcaatgctctgctgcacacggccaatacattttccctgcccctgtgccatggcaatgccctgggccagttcttctgtgaggtGCCCCAGATCCTCAaactctcctgctccaaatcccacctcagggaacttgggcttaTTACAGTTAGTGCCAGTTTTGCATTTGGCTGTTTTTtgttcatggttttctcctatgtgcagatcttcagggtcgtgctgaggatcccctctgagcagggacggcacaaagccttttccacctgcctccctcacctggccgtggtctccctgtttgtcagcactgcagtgtttgctcacctgaagccctcttccctctcctccccatccctggatctgtcagtgtcacttctgtactcagtggtgcctccagccctgaaccccctcatctacagcctgaggaaccaggagctcaaggct cctaaacctcccctggtgcagctcaaggctgtgtcttcttgtcctgccctccagcagatccacactcacccccagcttggtgtcatcagcaaatttgGTGATGGTGGGCTCGATCCCCTCACCCAGATCATCAGTGAAGATGTTAAAAAGGACTGGGCCCAACACAGATCCCTGGGGGACAGCACCAGGGACTGgacaccagctggatgcagcaccatccccaccgctctctgggcccagcctcCAGCCAGCTCTTCAATCTCCCAGTGA